The following coding sequences lie in one Peribacillus frigoritolerans genomic window:
- a CDS encoding protein kinase domain-containing protein has product MMMNNTLRNQCKLLPGSLVTGKWNKNQYKIIKELGCGANGIVYLVESKNRHYALKLSDNGTSIISEMNILKSFSKVQGSTLGPSFLEADDFMKTGKQLPFYVMEYIHGHDFLRFIDKKGSSWIGVLMLQLLTSLSALHTNGWVFGDLKPENLIVTSPAYKVRCVDVGGTTLIGRSVKEFTEFFDRGYWGLGSRRADPQYDLFAVAMIIINSAYPGRFHKQGEGYRQLNDLIKQKKELHPYRKMLDKALHGQYDSALQMREDLVTVLSKQNHSKKKGTTQAATGQSQTIQPATRQARRSQNHSKKKSGGFFETFLLVAIISMLYVLYIYEQLL; this is encoded by the coding sequence ATGATGATGAACAATACTTTGAGGAATCAATGTAAACTCCTGCCTGGCAGTTTGGTCACTGGAAAATGGAATAAAAACCAGTACAAAATAATTAAGGAATTGGGGTGTGGAGCGAACGGGATCGTCTATTTGGTTGAAAGCAAAAATCGTCATTATGCTTTAAAGCTCAGTGATAATGGGACGTCCATTATTTCGGAGATGAATATCCTAAAATCCTTTTCAAAGGTCCAGGGGTCTACCCTTGGACCTTCCTTTTTGGAAGCGGATGATTTCATGAAAACAGGAAAGCAGCTCCCTTTTTATGTCATGGAATATATCCACGGACACGATTTTTTGCGTTTCATCGATAAGAAAGGGTCATCATGGATTGGAGTCTTAATGCTTCAGCTTTTAACCAGCTTGTCTGCCTTGCATACCAATGGCTGGGTGTTCGGCGATTTAAAACCTGAGAATTTGATCGTGACTTCACCAGCCTATAAGGTGAGGTGCGTGGATGTAGGCGGAACTACCTTAATTGGGCGATCTGTTAAAGAATTCACCGAGTTCTTTGACAGGGGTTACTGGGGACTCGGATCAAGAAGGGCAGATCCGCAATATGACTTGTTCGCTGTGGCAATGATTATAATCAACTCGGCCTATCCTGGACGTTTCCACAAGCAAGGGGAGGGGTATAGACAGCTTAACGACTTGATTAAGCAGAAAAAGGAATTACACCCATATAGAAAGATGTTGGATAAAGCACTTCACGGGCAGTATGATTCTGCCCTCCAAATGCGGGAGGATTTGGTCACGGTGCTAAGTAAGCAAAATCACTCGAAGAAAAAGGGTACGACCCAGGCAGCTACCGGCCAGTCACAAACAATTCAACCTGCAACAAGACAAGCAAGAAGGTCCCAAAACCATTCAAAAAAGAAAAGTGGCGGTTTTTTTGAAACTTTTTTGCTGGTTGCCATCATATCGATGCTCTATGTTCTTTACATATATGAACAGTTGTTATGA
- the spoIIE gene encoding stage II sporulation protein E, protein MEKVERPMMEPLGDVQLKEAKAGAINWIQQLQMKSEDIFIKKGISLAIIGFLLGRALILSQLAPFGLPFFAAVFLMRRDRAPLALFGLIAGGLTVHYSNSLVIFASAFLLLLFHKIKKPAVEGQFKTMSMYVFASLFLVNLAEQYLVFRTIQLYDLMMIGVEAGLAMILTLIFIQSIPLLTIRTKSQSLKTEEIVSIIILLASVMTGTIGWMIYDLSLDHIFSRYLVLLFGLAGGAAIGSTVGVVTGLIFSLASIASLYQMSLLAFSGLLGGLLKEGRKIGVASGLMIATLLIGLYGEGTSNIMVTLYESIIAVALFILTPSSIINKIAKHIPGTVENSDEQQQYARKVRDVTAQRVEQFSHVFEALSNSFSQVDERGRLEEDEKEFDYFLSNVTEKTCQLCFKKEQCWSKNFNTTYDGMQEIMLQLSENNGQLPQKTSKEWGKYCSRGPQVIGAISQELTYFEANQKLKRQVKESRKLVADQLRGVSAVMDDFAKEIQRERKNHHVHEESILEAIQDFGLHIGYVEIYSLEQGNVDIEMSVPYCQGRGECEKLIAPMLSDILGETIVVHSEECATYPNGQCEVIFRSAKKFTVETGVAHAAKGGGLVSGDSHTTMEIGCGKFAIAISDGMGNGERAHFESTETLKLLQKFLQSGIEEKIAIKSVNSVLSLRTTDEIFSTLDLAMIDLQDAKAKFLKICSIPSFIKRGDRIIKIESSNLPMGIIQDFDVDVVSEELKAGDILIMMSDGVFDGPSHVENIEFWLKRKIKEMETDDPQEISDLILEEVIRTKGIIDDDMTVVTSKIKHNTPKWASIPVSPKRKKAQ, encoded by the coding sequence ATGGAAAAAGTAGAAAGACCTATGATGGAACCTCTTGGTGATGTTCAGTTAAAAGAAGCGAAGGCAGGGGCCATCAATTGGATCCAACAACTGCAAATGAAGTCGGAAGACATATTTATAAAAAAAGGTATCTCTTTAGCAATTATTGGTTTTTTATTAGGACGGGCATTAATTCTTTCGCAGCTGGCACCATTTGGACTTCCGTTTTTCGCAGCCGTGTTTCTCATGAGACGTGACAGGGCACCACTTGCTTTATTCGGATTGATTGCAGGTGGGCTGACCGTTCACTACTCTAATAGTTTAGTCATCTTTGCATCGGCGTTCCTGCTCCTGTTATTTCATAAGATCAAGAAGCCCGCCGTGGAAGGACAATTCAAGACGATGTCGATGTACGTCTTCGCTTCACTATTCCTGGTCAACCTGGCAGAGCAATATCTGGTATTCCGAACGATTCAGCTGTACGACTTAATGATGATAGGAGTAGAGGCGGGACTCGCAATGATATTAACTTTAATCTTCATACAGTCCATCCCGCTGCTGACCATTCGGACAAAGTCCCAATCATTAAAGACGGAGGAAATCGTCAGCATCATCATCCTGCTGGCCTCAGTGATGACCGGAACCATCGGCTGGATGATATACGATCTATCACTCGACCATATATTCTCGCGATACTTGGTCCTCCTCTTCGGGCTGGCGGGAGGGGCCGCCATAGGCTCCACTGTAGGTGTAGTTACTGGATTGATATTCAGCCTGGCAAGTATTGCTAGTCTCTATCAAATGAGTCTTCTCGCTTTTTCCGGGCTTCTGGGCGGTTTGTTGAAGGAGGGAAGGAAGATAGGGGTTGCTAGCGGCCTCATGATTGCTACATTACTGATAGGTTTATATGGTGAGGGCACCAGCAATATTATGGTGACACTCTATGAATCAATTATAGCTGTGGCCCTATTTATATTGACACCGTCATCCATAATCAACAAAATAGCGAAACATATACCGGGAACAGTCGAGAATTCTGATGAACAGCAGCAGTATGCCCGAAAAGTGAGAGATGTCACCGCTCAAAGGGTGGAGCAATTCTCTCATGTATTTGAGGCGCTCTCCAATAGCTTTTCCCAAGTGGATGAAAGAGGGAGATTGGAGGAAGATGAGAAAGAATTCGACTACTTCTTAAGTAATGTAACGGAAAAGACGTGCCAGCTTTGTTTTAAAAAGGAACAGTGCTGGTCCAAGAACTTTAATACAACCTATGACGGCATGCAGGAAATTATGCTTCAATTAAGTGAAAATAATGGTCAGCTCCCCCAAAAGACTTCGAAGGAATGGGGGAAATATTGTAGCCGCGGGCCTCAGGTCATTGGGGCGATATCACAGGAGCTTACTTATTTTGAAGCAAACCAAAAATTAAAAAGGCAGGTGAAGGAAAGCCGGAAGCTAGTTGCGGATCAACTGCGGGGCGTTTCGGCAGTAATGGATGATTTTGCGAAAGAAATTCAAAGGGAAAGGAAGAATCATCATGTACATGAAGAATCCATTTTGGAAGCCATCCAGGATTTTGGCCTGCACATAGGGTATGTAGAAATATACAGTCTAGAACAAGGGAATGTTGATATAGAGATGAGTGTCCCATACTGCCAGGGCAGAGGGGAATGTGAAAAATTGATTGCACCTATGCTTTCTGACATTTTAGGGGAAACGATAGTCGTTCATTCAGAAGAGTGTGCAACGTATCCAAACGGGCAATGTGAGGTGATATTTAGGTCAGCAAAAAAATTCACGGTCGAAACGGGTGTGGCTCATGCTGCCAAGGGGGGAGGGCTTGTATCAGGAGATAGTCATACGACCATGGAAATTGGCTGCGGCAAATTCGCAATAGCCATTAGTGATGGGATGGGAAATGGGGAAAGGGCCCATTTTGAAAGTACAGAGACATTGAAGCTGCTTCAAAAATTTTTACAATCGGGAATTGAAGAAAAAATAGCCATTAAATCCGTAAACTCCGTATTATCTCTACGCACTACCGATGAAATATTTTCGACTCTTGATTTGGCAATGATTGATCTTCAGGACGCAAAGGCTAAGTTTTTAAAAATCTGTTCGATACCGAGTTTCATTAAAAGGGGGGATAGGATAATAAAAATTGAATCAAGTAATCTCCCTATGGGAATCATCCAGGATTTCGATGTTGATGTTGTATCAGAAGAGCTCAAGGCAGGGGACATACTAATCATGATGAGCGATGGAGTGTTCGATGGACCCTCACATGTTGAAAATATCGAGTTCTGGCTTAAACGGAAAATCAAGGAAATGGAAACAGACGATCCGCAGGAAATCTCTGATTTAATATTGGAAGAGGTCATCCGAACAAAAGGGATCATAGATGATGACATGACAGTGGTAACATCGAAAATCAAGCATAACACACCGAAATGGGCATCCATTCCCGTTTCTCCAAAACGCAAAAAGGCCCAGTAG
- a CDS encoding VWA domain-containing protein translates to MKAGTLKQILLITDGCSNHGEEPSAMAELARKQGITINVIGVMENDVIDEKGLKEIEKIAGSGGGVSQIVYAQQLSQTVQMVTQKAMTQTIQGVINRELQQILGDSKTMEDLPPDKRGEVMEVVDELGETSKLEVLILVDTSASMKHKLPTVKDSLLDLSLSMNARMGDSRFSVFVFPGKRNDVEKLLDWTPNLEALTATFPKLSTGGLTPTGPAIREALTYFNKKRSLRGLLSHDDEQYFEESM, encoded by the coding sequence ATGAAAGCAGGAACATTAAAACAGATTTTGCTTATAACCGACGGATGCTCAAATCATGGTGAGGAGCCGTCTGCCATGGCTGAATTAGCAAGGAAGCAAGGCATAACCATCAATGTCATAGGTGTCATGGAAAATGATGTGATAGATGAAAAGGGTCTTAAGGAGATCGAGAAGATTGCTGGTTCAGGAGGTGGCGTAAGTCAAATAGTCTATGCCCAGCAGTTGTCCCAAACCGTCCAAATGGTGACACAAAAGGCAATGACTCAAACTATACAGGGAGTTATCAATCGCGAACTTCAACAAATACTTGGAGATTCAAAAACGATGGAGGATCTTCCGCCGGATAAACGAGGAGAAGTGATGGAGGTGGTCGATGAGCTTGGGGAAACGAGCAAGCTCGAAGTACTGATTCTTGTTGATACCAGTGCAAGCATGAAACACAAACTGCCTACAGTAAAAGATTCCTTATTAGATCTTTCCCTTAGCATGAATGCAAGAATGGGTGACAGCCGTTTTTCCGTATTCGTATTTCCTGGGAAAAGAAATGATGTTGAAAAGTTGCTGGATTGGACCCCGAACCTTGAAGCCCTGACGGCAACTTTTCCTAAGCTTAGTACAGGGGGACTCACTCCGACAGGTCCAGCCATTCGTGAAGCTTTAACATATTTCAATAAAAAACGTTCATTGAGGGGATTGTTATCACATGATGATGAACAATACTTTGAGGAATCAATGTAA